The Salvia miltiorrhiza cultivar Shanhuang (shh) chromosome 1, IMPLAD_Smil_shh, whole genome shotgun sequence genome has a window encoding:
- the LOC131006611 gene encoding probable LRR receptor-like serine/threonine-protein kinase At1g06840 isoform X3, whose amino-acid sequence MVVTFGYAKFGRIVIVFLCLASVPIIANTQRTPQEEVNALQSIKNSFTDPYRNLRNWNRGDPCTTNWTGVICHNLTPTDGYLHITELLLLDKNLSGTLSPELGRFSSMKILDFMWNNISGTIPKEIGNITSLELLLLSGNQLTGSLPEELGKLSNLNRIQVDENRISGPIPLSFANLSKARHIHMNNNSLSGPIPPELSQLPILLHLLLDNNNLSGYLPPELSEITHLLILQLDNNHFSGSTIPSSYGNMTSLLKLSLRNCSLHGDIPNWSNMPNVAYIDLSLNQLNGSIPTGALSRNITVIDLSNNTLNGIIPGSFSELPLLQKLSLANNFLSGSVPSSIWHNRILNASERLILDFTNNEFSNISGSLLTPPNVTIGLQGNSLCSNRTLVQFCRPNEEDLSNSLNITKVNDCSPQLCEPPYEYAPASPGMPCFCAAPLYIGYRLKSPGFFDFLPYFNAFEEELSSGLGLNIHQLDVNSAIWQKGPRLRMHLKIFPTYTNNSLQLINESEVLRIRDLFSGWRIKDNHVFGPFEFLNFTLSDAYEEFLPPSSSGISKGALAGIIVGTIAGSVILSAFVSLLILRRRIHKHHQLSGKRLLSRSSIKIDGVKDFSYSEMAQATNNFDFSSLVGEGGYGKVYRGVLADGKVIAVKRAQEGSLQGENEFLTEIELLSRLHHRNLVSLTGYCDDEGEQMLAYEFVSNGTLRDHLSGKFKVPLNFAMRVRTALDAGRGILYLHTEANPPIFHRDIKSTNILIDSKYTAKVADFGLSKLAPVPEFEGNVPSHISTVVKGTPGYLDPEYFLTHKLTDKSDVYSLGVVFLELLTGMRPISHGKNIVREVNIAYNSGIIFSVIDERMGSYPSECVQKFINLALKCCKDDPDERPSMAQVVRELENIWMMMPEKDTEIITESPMSYPGKEVMTPPSSSSFVTTSYASENVTGRDLISGAIPSVAPR is encoded by the exons ATGGTGGTGACTTTTGGGTATGCAAAGTTTGGGAGGATTGTGATTGTATTTTTGTGCTTGGCGTCCGTGCCTATCATCGCAAACACCCAAAGGACGCCTCAGGAAGAAG TCAATGCATTGCAATCCATCAAGAACAGTTTCACTGATCCGTATAGAAATCTTCGCAACTGGAACAGAGGGGATCCATGCACTACAAATTGGACGGGTGTTATCTGCCATAATTTAACACCTACTGATGGTTATCTGCATATTACAGAATT GTTGTTGCTAGATAAGAATCTTTCAGGAACTTTATCTCCAGAGCTTGGCCGTTTCTCTAGTATGAAGATACT GGATTTTATGTGGAACAATATTAGTGGGACAATACCAAAGGAGATAGGCAACATCACATCTTTGGAATTGCT GCTTCTTAGTGGAAATCAGTTAACTGGTTCCTTGCCTGAAGAGCTTGGTAAACTATCGAACTTGAACAGGATACAAGTTGACGAGAATCGAATATCTGGACCTATACCACTGTCATTTGCCAACTTGAGCAAAGCAAGACACAT CCACATGAACAATAACTCACTCAGTGGACCAATACCACCGGAGCTGTCTCAACTTCCAATTCTTCTTCATTT GTTGCTTGATAATAACAACTTATCAGGATATCTGCCCCCAGAATTATCTGAAATTACACATCTTCTAATACT TCAACTTGACAACAACCACTTTAGTGGAAGTACAATACCTTCTTCGTATGGCAACATGACTAGCTTGTTGAAGTT GAGTTTAAGGAACTGCAGTTTGCATGGGGATATTCCTAATTGGAGCAATATGCCTAATGTTGCTTACAT AGATTTGAGCCTGAACCAACTTAATGGATCTATACCAACAGGTGCACTTTCTCGGAATATTACAGTCAT TGATCTCTCTAACAATACTCTCAATGGAATCATTCCTGGAAGCTTTTCCGAGCTTCCTCTCTTACAGAAATT GTCCCTTGCAAATAATTTCTTAAGTGGTTCTGTTCCATCCAGCATTTGGCATAACAGGATTCTGAATGCATCTGAGAGACTTATACT AGATTTTACAAACAATGAGTTTTCAAATATTTCAGGGAGTCTTCTCACCCCTCCTAACGTCACCATCGG GCTCCAGGGAAATTCACTATGCTCCAATAGGACCCTCGTTCAATTTTGTAGGCCTAATGAAGAAGATCTAAGTAACTCATTGAATATCACAAAGGTCAATGATTGTTCTCCTCAGTTATGTGAACCTCCTTATGAGTATGCCCCAGCATCTCCTGGCATGCCTTGTTTTTGTGCTGCGCCACTGTATATTGGATATCGCTTGAAGAGCCCAGGGTTCTTCGATTTTCTTCCTTACTTCAACGCATTTGAGGAAGAACTAAGTTCTGGGCTTGGGTTGAATATACATCAGCTTGACGTCAATTCTGCTATATGGCAGAAGGGGCCTCGTCTCAGAATGCATCTTAAAATTTTTCCAACGTACACAAATAATAGCTTGCAATTAATTAACGAGAGTGAGGTACTGCGGATACGGGACTTGTTTAGCGGTTGGAGGATCAAAGATAACCATGTCTTTGGGCCTTTTGAGTTTCTCAATTTTACACTTTCAGATGCTTATGAAG AATTCCTCCCACCTTCATCGTCAGGCATAAGCAAGGGAGCACTAGCAGGTATTATAGTGGGAACTATAGCTGGATCAGTCATTCTATCTGCATTTGTTTCTCTTCTTATCTTGAGAAGACGTATCCATAAACATCACCAACTATCAGGGAAACGTTTAT TATCAAGGAGCTCTATCAAAATCGATGGTGTGAAGGATTTCAGTTACAGTGAAATGGCACAGGCCACAAATAATTTTGATTTCTCTAGTCTGGTAGGGGAGGGAGGTTATGGAAAGGTTTATAGAGGTGTTCTTGCTGATGGAAAAGTTATTGCTGTAAAGCGTGCTCAAGAGGGATCACTTCAGGGTGAAAACGAGTTTCTTACAGAAATAGAATTGCTCTCAAGATTACATCATAGAAACTTGGTGTCACTGACTGGATATTGCGACGACGAAGGTGAACAG ATGTTGGCTTATGAATTCGTGTCTAACGGCACACTGAGGGACCATCTATCTG GCAAATTTAAAGTGCCTCTGAATTTTGCTATGAGGGTAAGAACAGCATTAGATGCGGGCAGAGGCATCCTTTACCTTCACACCGAAGCCAATCCTCCAATATTTCATCGGGATATCAAGTCAACCAACATATTGATTGACTCTAAGTATACTGCAAAGGTTGCTGATTTCGGACTGTCAAAGCTAGCTCCAGTGCCAGAATTCGAAGGCAATGTCCCTAGTCATATATCTACAGTGGTCAAGGGAACCCCG GGATACCTTGATCCGGAGTACTTCCTAACTCATAAGCTAACAGACAAAAGCGATGTTTATAGCCTTGGTGTTGTATTTTTGGAGCTGCTAACTGGAATGCGCCCTATCTCCCATGGGAAAAACATCGTCAGGGAG GTCAACATTGCATATAACTCTGGCATAATATTCTCTGTTATCGATGAACGGATGGGATCTTATCCTTCTGAGTGTGTCCAAAAGTTCATAAATCTGGCTCTCAAGTGCTGCAAAGATGATCCAGACGAGCGGCCTTCAATGGCTCAAGTGGTGAGGGAATTGGAGAACATATGGATGATGATGCCAGAGAAAGATACCGAGATTATAACCGAGTCCCCTATGAGTTACCCAGGAAAGGAGGTGATGACTCCACCCTCTTCATCGTCTTTCGTGACCACATCCTATGCTTCTGAAAATGTCACCGGCCGTGACCTAATCAGTGGTGCCATTCCTTCCGTTGCACCCAGGTGA
- the LOC131006611 gene encoding probable LRR receptor-like serine/threonine-protein kinase At1g06840 isoform X1: MSVSLLLIVLLATSMCLEKKQLEMVVTFGYAKFGRIVIVFLCLASVPIIANTQRTPQEEVNALQSIKNSFTDPYRNLRNWNRGDPCTTNWTGVICHNLTPTDGYLHITELLLLDKNLSGTLSPELGRFSSMKILDFMWNNISGTIPKEIGNITSLELLLLSGNQLTGSLPEELGKLSNLNRIQVDENRISGPIPLSFANLSKARHIHMNNNSLSGPIPPELSQLPILLHLLLDNNNLSGYLPPELSEITHLLILQLDNNHFSGSTIPSSYGNMTSLLKLSLRNCSLHGDIPNWSNMPNVAYIDLSLNQLNGSIPTGALSRNITVIDLSNNTLNGIIPGSFSELPLLQKLSLANNFLSGSVPSSIWHNRILNASERLILDFTNNEFSNISGSLLTPPNVTIGLQGNSLCSNRTLVQFCRPNEEDLSNSLNITKVNDCSPQLCEPPYEYAPASPGMPCFCAAPLYIGYRLKSPGFFDFLPYFNAFEEELSSGLGLNIHQLDVNSAIWQKGPRLRMHLKIFPTYTNNSLQLINESEVLRIRDLFSGWRIKDNHVFGPFEFLNFTLSDAYEEFLPPSSSGISKGALAGIIVGTIAGSVILSAFVSLLILRRRIHKHHQLSGKRLLSRSSIKIDGVKDFSYSEMAQATNNFDFSSLVGEGGYGKVYRGVLADGKVIAVKRAQEGSLQGENEFLTEIELLSRLHHRNLVSLTGYCDDEGEQMLAYEFVSNGTLRDHLSGKFKVPLNFAMRVRTALDAGRGILYLHTEANPPIFHRDIKSTNILIDSKYTAKVADFGLSKLAPVPEFEGNVPSHISTVVKGTPGYLDPEYFLTHKLTDKSDVYSLGVVFLELLTGMRPISHGKNIVREVNIAYNSGIIFSVIDERMGSYPSECVQKFINLALKCCKDDPDERPSMAQVVRELENIWMMMPEKDTEIITESPMSYPGKEVMTPPSSSSFVTTSYASENVTGRDLISGAIPSVAPR; the protein is encoded by the exons ATGTCCGTGTCTTTATTGCTGATTGTATTGCTAGCTACTTCTATGTGTTTAGAGAAAAAG CAGCTTGAGATGGTGGTGACTTTTGGGTATGCAAAGTTTGGGAGGATTGTGATTGTATTTTTGTGCTTGGCGTCCGTGCCTATCATCGCAAACACCCAAAGGACGCCTCAGGAAGAAG TCAATGCATTGCAATCCATCAAGAACAGTTTCACTGATCCGTATAGAAATCTTCGCAACTGGAACAGAGGGGATCCATGCACTACAAATTGGACGGGTGTTATCTGCCATAATTTAACACCTACTGATGGTTATCTGCATATTACAGAATT GTTGTTGCTAGATAAGAATCTTTCAGGAACTTTATCTCCAGAGCTTGGCCGTTTCTCTAGTATGAAGATACT GGATTTTATGTGGAACAATATTAGTGGGACAATACCAAAGGAGATAGGCAACATCACATCTTTGGAATTGCT GCTTCTTAGTGGAAATCAGTTAACTGGTTCCTTGCCTGAAGAGCTTGGTAAACTATCGAACTTGAACAGGATACAAGTTGACGAGAATCGAATATCTGGACCTATACCACTGTCATTTGCCAACTTGAGCAAAGCAAGACACAT CCACATGAACAATAACTCACTCAGTGGACCAATACCACCGGAGCTGTCTCAACTTCCAATTCTTCTTCATTT GTTGCTTGATAATAACAACTTATCAGGATATCTGCCCCCAGAATTATCTGAAATTACACATCTTCTAATACT TCAACTTGACAACAACCACTTTAGTGGAAGTACAATACCTTCTTCGTATGGCAACATGACTAGCTTGTTGAAGTT GAGTTTAAGGAACTGCAGTTTGCATGGGGATATTCCTAATTGGAGCAATATGCCTAATGTTGCTTACAT AGATTTGAGCCTGAACCAACTTAATGGATCTATACCAACAGGTGCACTTTCTCGGAATATTACAGTCAT TGATCTCTCTAACAATACTCTCAATGGAATCATTCCTGGAAGCTTTTCCGAGCTTCCTCTCTTACAGAAATT GTCCCTTGCAAATAATTTCTTAAGTGGTTCTGTTCCATCCAGCATTTGGCATAACAGGATTCTGAATGCATCTGAGAGACTTATACT AGATTTTACAAACAATGAGTTTTCAAATATTTCAGGGAGTCTTCTCACCCCTCCTAACGTCACCATCGG GCTCCAGGGAAATTCACTATGCTCCAATAGGACCCTCGTTCAATTTTGTAGGCCTAATGAAGAAGATCTAAGTAACTCATTGAATATCACAAAGGTCAATGATTGTTCTCCTCAGTTATGTGAACCTCCTTATGAGTATGCCCCAGCATCTCCTGGCATGCCTTGTTTTTGTGCTGCGCCACTGTATATTGGATATCGCTTGAAGAGCCCAGGGTTCTTCGATTTTCTTCCTTACTTCAACGCATTTGAGGAAGAACTAAGTTCTGGGCTTGGGTTGAATATACATCAGCTTGACGTCAATTCTGCTATATGGCAGAAGGGGCCTCGTCTCAGAATGCATCTTAAAATTTTTCCAACGTACACAAATAATAGCTTGCAATTAATTAACGAGAGTGAGGTACTGCGGATACGGGACTTGTTTAGCGGTTGGAGGATCAAAGATAACCATGTCTTTGGGCCTTTTGAGTTTCTCAATTTTACACTTTCAGATGCTTATGAAG AATTCCTCCCACCTTCATCGTCAGGCATAAGCAAGGGAGCACTAGCAGGTATTATAGTGGGAACTATAGCTGGATCAGTCATTCTATCTGCATTTGTTTCTCTTCTTATCTTGAGAAGACGTATCCATAAACATCACCAACTATCAGGGAAACGTTTAT TATCAAGGAGCTCTATCAAAATCGATGGTGTGAAGGATTTCAGTTACAGTGAAATGGCACAGGCCACAAATAATTTTGATTTCTCTAGTCTGGTAGGGGAGGGAGGTTATGGAAAGGTTTATAGAGGTGTTCTTGCTGATGGAAAAGTTATTGCTGTAAAGCGTGCTCAAGAGGGATCACTTCAGGGTGAAAACGAGTTTCTTACAGAAATAGAATTGCTCTCAAGATTACATCATAGAAACTTGGTGTCACTGACTGGATATTGCGACGACGAAGGTGAACAG ATGTTGGCTTATGAATTCGTGTCTAACGGCACACTGAGGGACCATCTATCTG GCAAATTTAAAGTGCCTCTGAATTTTGCTATGAGGGTAAGAACAGCATTAGATGCGGGCAGAGGCATCCTTTACCTTCACACCGAAGCCAATCCTCCAATATTTCATCGGGATATCAAGTCAACCAACATATTGATTGACTCTAAGTATACTGCAAAGGTTGCTGATTTCGGACTGTCAAAGCTAGCTCCAGTGCCAGAATTCGAAGGCAATGTCCCTAGTCATATATCTACAGTGGTCAAGGGAACCCCG GGATACCTTGATCCGGAGTACTTCCTAACTCATAAGCTAACAGACAAAAGCGATGTTTATAGCCTTGGTGTTGTATTTTTGGAGCTGCTAACTGGAATGCGCCCTATCTCCCATGGGAAAAACATCGTCAGGGAG GTCAACATTGCATATAACTCTGGCATAATATTCTCTGTTATCGATGAACGGATGGGATCTTATCCTTCTGAGTGTGTCCAAAAGTTCATAAATCTGGCTCTCAAGTGCTGCAAAGATGATCCAGACGAGCGGCCTTCAATGGCTCAAGTGGTGAGGGAATTGGAGAACATATGGATGATGATGCCAGAGAAAGATACCGAGATTATAACCGAGTCCCCTATGAGTTACCCAGGAAAGGAGGTGATGACTCCACCCTCTTCATCGTCTTTCGTGACCACATCCTATGCTTCTGAAAATGTCACCGGCCGTGACCTAATCAGTGGTGCCATTCCTTCCGTTGCACCCAGGTGA
- the LOC131006611 gene encoding probable LRR receptor-like serine/threonine-protein kinase At1g06840 isoform X2 yields MSVSLLLIVLLATSMCLEKKLEMVVTFGYAKFGRIVIVFLCLASVPIIANTQRTPQEEVNALQSIKNSFTDPYRNLRNWNRGDPCTTNWTGVICHNLTPTDGYLHITELLLLDKNLSGTLSPELGRFSSMKILDFMWNNISGTIPKEIGNITSLELLLLSGNQLTGSLPEELGKLSNLNRIQVDENRISGPIPLSFANLSKARHIHMNNNSLSGPIPPELSQLPILLHLLLDNNNLSGYLPPELSEITHLLILQLDNNHFSGSTIPSSYGNMTSLLKLSLRNCSLHGDIPNWSNMPNVAYIDLSLNQLNGSIPTGALSRNITVIDLSNNTLNGIIPGSFSELPLLQKLSLANNFLSGSVPSSIWHNRILNASERLILDFTNNEFSNISGSLLTPPNVTIGLQGNSLCSNRTLVQFCRPNEEDLSNSLNITKVNDCSPQLCEPPYEYAPASPGMPCFCAAPLYIGYRLKSPGFFDFLPYFNAFEEELSSGLGLNIHQLDVNSAIWQKGPRLRMHLKIFPTYTNNSLQLINESEVLRIRDLFSGWRIKDNHVFGPFEFLNFTLSDAYEEFLPPSSSGISKGALAGIIVGTIAGSVILSAFVSLLILRRRIHKHHQLSGKRLLSRSSIKIDGVKDFSYSEMAQATNNFDFSSLVGEGGYGKVYRGVLADGKVIAVKRAQEGSLQGENEFLTEIELLSRLHHRNLVSLTGYCDDEGEQMLAYEFVSNGTLRDHLSGKFKVPLNFAMRVRTALDAGRGILYLHTEANPPIFHRDIKSTNILIDSKYTAKVADFGLSKLAPVPEFEGNVPSHISTVVKGTPGYLDPEYFLTHKLTDKSDVYSLGVVFLELLTGMRPISHGKNIVREVNIAYNSGIIFSVIDERMGSYPSECVQKFINLALKCCKDDPDERPSMAQVVRELENIWMMMPEKDTEIITESPMSYPGKEVMTPPSSSSFVTTSYASENVTGRDLISGAIPSVAPR; encoded by the exons ATGTCCGTGTCTTTATTGCTGATTGTATTGCTAGCTACTTCTATGTGTTTAGAGAAAAAG CTTGAGATGGTGGTGACTTTTGGGTATGCAAAGTTTGGGAGGATTGTGATTGTATTTTTGTGCTTGGCGTCCGTGCCTATCATCGCAAACACCCAAAGGACGCCTCAGGAAGAAG TCAATGCATTGCAATCCATCAAGAACAGTTTCACTGATCCGTATAGAAATCTTCGCAACTGGAACAGAGGGGATCCATGCACTACAAATTGGACGGGTGTTATCTGCCATAATTTAACACCTACTGATGGTTATCTGCATATTACAGAATT GTTGTTGCTAGATAAGAATCTTTCAGGAACTTTATCTCCAGAGCTTGGCCGTTTCTCTAGTATGAAGATACT GGATTTTATGTGGAACAATATTAGTGGGACAATACCAAAGGAGATAGGCAACATCACATCTTTGGAATTGCT GCTTCTTAGTGGAAATCAGTTAACTGGTTCCTTGCCTGAAGAGCTTGGTAAACTATCGAACTTGAACAGGATACAAGTTGACGAGAATCGAATATCTGGACCTATACCACTGTCATTTGCCAACTTGAGCAAAGCAAGACACAT CCACATGAACAATAACTCACTCAGTGGACCAATACCACCGGAGCTGTCTCAACTTCCAATTCTTCTTCATTT GTTGCTTGATAATAACAACTTATCAGGATATCTGCCCCCAGAATTATCTGAAATTACACATCTTCTAATACT TCAACTTGACAACAACCACTTTAGTGGAAGTACAATACCTTCTTCGTATGGCAACATGACTAGCTTGTTGAAGTT GAGTTTAAGGAACTGCAGTTTGCATGGGGATATTCCTAATTGGAGCAATATGCCTAATGTTGCTTACAT AGATTTGAGCCTGAACCAACTTAATGGATCTATACCAACAGGTGCACTTTCTCGGAATATTACAGTCAT TGATCTCTCTAACAATACTCTCAATGGAATCATTCCTGGAAGCTTTTCCGAGCTTCCTCTCTTACAGAAATT GTCCCTTGCAAATAATTTCTTAAGTGGTTCTGTTCCATCCAGCATTTGGCATAACAGGATTCTGAATGCATCTGAGAGACTTATACT AGATTTTACAAACAATGAGTTTTCAAATATTTCAGGGAGTCTTCTCACCCCTCCTAACGTCACCATCGG GCTCCAGGGAAATTCACTATGCTCCAATAGGACCCTCGTTCAATTTTGTAGGCCTAATGAAGAAGATCTAAGTAACTCATTGAATATCACAAAGGTCAATGATTGTTCTCCTCAGTTATGTGAACCTCCTTATGAGTATGCCCCAGCATCTCCTGGCATGCCTTGTTTTTGTGCTGCGCCACTGTATATTGGATATCGCTTGAAGAGCCCAGGGTTCTTCGATTTTCTTCCTTACTTCAACGCATTTGAGGAAGAACTAAGTTCTGGGCTTGGGTTGAATATACATCAGCTTGACGTCAATTCTGCTATATGGCAGAAGGGGCCTCGTCTCAGAATGCATCTTAAAATTTTTCCAACGTACACAAATAATAGCTTGCAATTAATTAACGAGAGTGAGGTACTGCGGATACGGGACTTGTTTAGCGGTTGGAGGATCAAAGATAACCATGTCTTTGGGCCTTTTGAGTTTCTCAATTTTACACTTTCAGATGCTTATGAAG AATTCCTCCCACCTTCATCGTCAGGCATAAGCAAGGGAGCACTAGCAGGTATTATAGTGGGAACTATAGCTGGATCAGTCATTCTATCTGCATTTGTTTCTCTTCTTATCTTGAGAAGACGTATCCATAAACATCACCAACTATCAGGGAAACGTTTAT TATCAAGGAGCTCTATCAAAATCGATGGTGTGAAGGATTTCAGTTACAGTGAAATGGCACAGGCCACAAATAATTTTGATTTCTCTAGTCTGGTAGGGGAGGGAGGTTATGGAAAGGTTTATAGAGGTGTTCTTGCTGATGGAAAAGTTATTGCTGTAAAGCGTGCTCAAGAGGGATCACTTCAGGGTGAAAACGAGTTTCTTACAGAAATAGAATTGCTCTCAAGATTACATCATAGAAACTTGGTGTCACTGACTGGATATTGCGACGACGAAGGTGAACAG ATGTTGGCTTATGAATTCGTGTCTAACGGCACACTGAGGGACCATCTATCTG GCAAATTTAAAGTGCCTCTGAATTTTGCTATGAGGGTAAGAACAGCATTAGATGCGGGCAGAGGCATCCTTTACCTTCACACCGAAGCCAATCCTCCAATATTTCATCGGGATATCAAGTCAACCAACATATTGATTGACTCTAAGTATACTGCAAAGGTTGCTGATTTCGGACTGTCAAAGCTAGCTCCAGTGCCAGAATTCGAAGGCAATGTCCCTAGTCATATATCTACAGTGGTCAAGGGAACCCCG GGATACCTTGATCCGGAGTACTTCCTAACTCATAAGCTAACAGACAAAAGCGATGTTTATAGCCTTGGTGTTGTATTTTTGGAGCTGCTAACTGGAATGCGCCCTATCTCCCATGGGAAAAACATCGTCAGGGAG GTCAACATTGCATATAACTCTGGCATAATATTCTCTGTTATCGATGAACGGATGGGATCTTATCCTTCTGAGTGTGTCCAAAAGTTCATAAATCTGGCTCTCAAGTGCTGCAAAGATGATCCAGACGAGCGGCCTTCAATGGCTCAAGTGGTGAGGGAATTGGAGAACATATGGATGATGATGCCAGAGAAAGATACCGAGATTATAACCGAGTCCCCTATGAGTTACCCAGGAAAGGAGGTGATGACTCCACCCTCTTCATCGTCTTTCGTGACCACATCCTATGCTTCTGAAAATGTCACCGGCCGTGACCTAATCAGTGGTGCCATTCCTTCCGTTGCACCCAGGTGA